A window of Cyprinus carpio isolate SPL01 chromosome A6, ASM1834038v1, whole genome shotgun sequence genomic DNA:
TCAACACATCCAACCCTGATGTTCACCAGAAGTTCATGATAATGTGGACCCAGATTATAAAAGGTAGGCTTTTTTAATTATACAGCTGTCTGGATATGTCAAATAATCAAAACTTGGAGTTCTTGAATAGGATAAAAGCTTTCTCAAATGTTTCATGCTGACAATGCAGAAAACTGCTCCAATACTTAAAGTAATAGTAACATCATCTGTTTCTCTCAGACTGACCTGCATTTAAAGGGTTACATAAGGGTACAAAAGGTCATGTGAAGAGCTTTTGAGTATTAAAGAGGATGGAATGTCCAACTCAAGGATGAAGTGTCTTGTTCAAACTGTGTCCAGGAGAGGACGATGTATGCTACAAGGTGAGTTTCTGTACTGCTGGAAAAATCCCAGAGGCACCAGTTTACGAGCCTGTGAGTAACCTTGAAAGACCAGCAAGTCTTCCTGAGAACATGTTTATGATTTTCAACCTAAAAACTAATCATTAGCACAAATAACTAGTTTttgatttttgcattaaaaatcaaatttatatcggaaaataaactgcttttgtgTAACCTAATACTTCTATAACAGAACTAAagatatgataaaactaaaacaGATGCATGGACTCTGTTGATGGGATCTGTTGTTGGTTCTTTGGTCAGGAATGATTTATGTTGCTTTGGGAAACAGGGAGAGATTGTAAGACAACATGGATGAGTTTAGTTTAAGACCATGCTGGGAAAATGGAGATGCTGTCTTTCCATGGGCTCACAGCCAAAGCATAGGATTAGTAACACCCTGAAATTCCCCACACTCCCATACTCAGTTACGCAAGCCAGTCATGGACTCCCATGCCTTGAGAGTGAGGATTTAATAAAGTGTTGCAGGATCAAAGTACTGCCACTGTTTCCACTGACTTTACTGTCTCTCATACCTAGATGTTTTCAAACTGGAGTTCCCAAACCCTTAAAGAAAACAGAACTAAAAAATAATggaataagttaaaataaaaaatatatatattaattttttttttttttttttttttaagaatttgatacttttattcagcaaggatgtattgccatcacaggaataaataacattttaaaatatattaaaataataaaaaaaatgttattttaaatggtaataatattactgtttttactgatttatttattttactgatattagatcaaataaatgcagccttggtgattattgggtagaaaaatatatttggtagAAAATATTTGGTAGAAGAAAGACATGCTGTTAACtcaatatatagtaatattttcagaacatattttaataatttgctttggCTTTAGTATAAACGACAacgtaaaatacatttatttaattttatgttgtctTTATAATATAATGCTCAAAAATCACAGGcagtataaatacaaacatattatTACTACACCaaccatgaatgaatgaatgaatgaatgaaggaatgaatgaattaatgaatgaatgaacgaatgctatttaaattaaacaacatgAATCAAGGCGTATCACAGTCTTCTCCAGTTATTTTATTCAGTGGAAACACAATACCTAAACTGGGGTAATAAAGATTAGTTAGGGGCCCATCACAGCATCTCATTCGGTAGTGCCATCACAGGCTCTAAAACTGTGATTCATGCACTTCAATCTAGCAACCATGCAGTCACTACTACACAATGCGGCCCCTAATAATAAGTCCTTTGTCAGCTGACTGTCAAATCACACTGAGAGCAAACAGGCGGTACTGGTTCATCTTATAACTAGGGGCCTCTctgtttcccagaatgcaccagAAGCCTGCTTCATTAGATGTGACCTAATGCTGACTTTGCttagataaataaaacattcacaaaccactcaTTTGGAAACAAGTTATTGATATGCAAAGCTCTATCAGAGGCTGAAATCAACATACTTTGTGCTTTAAGTTCCCTTTAAAACATCGTAAATAGGTTGCAATAAAATTCAAACATGCTGTTCATGGAAAATAACCTTTCATTCAAGGAGAAGACAATTCCTGGTGTATCCTAGTGTATTTTACTAGTAATGATGAAAAGAATTGTGGACAGATTTCTCAGAAAAAGTTCATTCACCTGTAGTCCTGCACTACTCTTGTGAACACACCTCGAAGTACAGAACGTTTCTTAAAGTCAATGAACTTAAAGCCAAGGTCTTAGCTCACTGATGTGatcaaaaatcacaatttaatataaaaaatgagcACAGTAAGGAGGAAAATGTCAAGAGCAAAGATCAGAAGCACTTATTCTTGTGTCACTTCGAAATTCAACCTTGAAATGTAGAGGTCACTGTCTGGTGTGTGGCGTGTTCTTGTGTACACAGCATGTATCTTTTGTTGTTGTACAGGTATGAGAGTACGGCAATGAAAACTTGATGACAGTTTGGAAATGAGATATTATGAGGCAGGATTCCGGCTTTCACCTTTCCTGTACTACTGACTTGTCTTATGACTGGACACAAAGAACAATGGAGTAAGGAGGTGAGCAGAGGAAGGAGGGAGGACAGAAAGAAGGAAAGAGGAGGGAACAAGCAGGTCGTGGAGTATGTAAGGTCAGCAGAGTCAGGTTTCCTGCTCTATAACCATTAATGCAAGTGACTCAGGCGACCAGTTTGCTCCCACTGTTAACCACAGAGGTTAACAAAGAGGTCACAAAGGTCAATTCCCAGGCTCCAGTGAATCTCAGTAATGctatttgtgtttgttgttgttgttgttgtttgtatttatttttgaaacattattgtCCAGGCAGAGGTTGTGGTCAAATTTTTGAGTGGAAGCCACTTACACTTTAGAAGTCTATGTGTTTATGCAAGTGTTCACACATTGAAGTGGTTAGGGGTGTATTTTTAATAGGTAACCTAGACGCTCAGAGTTGTAAGAAGATATATACTCCTGCAGAAAGAATGGGATGGTGGTATTTACACTGACTTATACCACAGTAGGAGTTTGGAAAGGTCCTGTTCTCTGTTCAGCCATTAAGACCCTGAACAACAGAGGGAAAAGAGGCAGAATCAGCCTGTGCTCAGCTAGCTGATGGGGTTAAAGCATGCATggttactttaaagggatagttcacattcTGTCATTGTTTGCTCACCCACATGGCATTCCATACTGTAGTTATTTTTTCCTACATGGAACACATAAAAAGAACCTATGCTTTTCAtagcactataaaaaaaaaaatctgttaaatttaCGGTAAAAATGTGCAAGcgtggttgccagaaattcacagtaaaaatatttaaagtcttATGAAGTGGCATACCGGTGcctatattttacagtttataactgtatatttcattaagtGATATTGATATGCCTATCTGCTTGAAGTACCAAAATCATGAACATTTAGTAATAGCCACCATAATAATACAAGAGGTAAAACAGAATGCCACATTATGAATCATTGTAAGTTCATTGTAACTGTCTATAAAACATGGACAATAATCATAAATAGATGTGCATAAGGGCGTACAAACAAAGACACCATCACGGTAACACAAATGTACTttactgataacaaaaataataagaaaaccaTAAATCTGAcagtatttttaagtaaaatgacATGATGTTAAACCATTTACAATTATTCACCACATCATTTTCGACGTAACTTACTGTACAGTTAACCAGGTAACAGGattttactgtaacttttttttacactCTTCAAGAAcgtacatatttattttcatctatATTTATCTGAATGTATTTACACctcaaatatttaacaaaaagttaaaattgcTCCAATCAACCAAGGGCTCACCTATTTggtttcaagttttattttttattttttattttaattcttaatattCTGAAGTTAATAGCATAATAAAAAGAGGGACAGAAAgttcattttttctttgtttttaaattcctttcaGAACCTGCATTTCAATTTACAGTACACAAAAGCAAATACACTAAATGTTAGCCTAACTTCTTTTGAAACATGCTATTGGCTAAATCTGTTTGTCTTAAGTAAACCCTCTCAGTCTGCATTTTTAAAGAGCTTTCATTGGATTTAGCATCTGTCTATTTTCTCCTCCTCTTAAATGTGGCGTCTCATTGTATTTATCCCATAATTACAGCTGAGCGCAGGTTCCAAAACCCATAACCACGCtaacaaagttttattttcattcctGCAAACAACCATAATTACAATATTGCCATTCAAACAGAATTTGCCTATTGATAATGCATGTATGTAAGCCTGCATAATTGAAACTCACAATAGAAGAAACGGAAGAAAACGGCAGAACAGCTGAATGAACGTGTGGCCTGACCTGCTGAACCCTCTGCAGTGGTCAGTTCCAGCAGAAGTGCACAGTAAGTCAAGAATAGTGTCGGCTGTCCCCAGAGAGAAGGCTTGACTTGGGTACAGCCATGTCATTTTGTGATGCTTGGCTCCATGCCTCAAGTCGGCAGCTGCCATAAATAAACTGTGTTGAGAGCCACTGGCTTACATCCAACTTTGTTAAAACTGGAGGGAGGCAGAAAGACTGCTAGACAGAATCTGACTCTGCACTGGAGGCAGTGGCCTTCTCCTTAACCCCATTCATTTAAGTGCTTAACAAAAATGGCTGAGAAATGCTCGGTAAaagcaaaagggaaaaaaataaataaatacataaacataaggAAATCCAAAAATGCTATTCATCTATTCTATATCATAGAAGGCCCATGTCTCTATAAAACATGGAATTGCAAAGACCACAGTACactattttttataaatctaCTGCAATGTCTTGTTTTACATTCTCATTCAACATTAAGAGGAATGCGTTTTCTCTTTTTAAACTGTCTTGGGCGCATCTCATTCCCCAACACCCTTATCCAACCTATAATTGGCTCACTCATTGAGAAAGACACACCCAGActaagcacaaacacacatgagtGCTTCCTGCACCACTTTTTAACAGAGTGGGATCTTCACACAGGCAAAGAAAAGTACAATTTGTGTATTTGAATTGTGAATGTGCCGTCTGGATTGGATGTGGTGCAATACATACCACATTTGAAATTTCTACTGTTTTCTCACAGGCTTCatgcaaaaacatacagcacaaacaGTGTTATCCGATTCACGAACAAATCACTCTCACGAACAAATCTTACTCttcttagtgaatcaaaaacagcaTAACTTAAGTTGTgtgattcctgaatgaatgactcttatgagtgtttttttttaaagataaggTTGTCAGCTTAAATCAGTCTGACGAATCTTACAATGAACTGAATCCAGTTACTGAACTAAATTAACATCTGATTGAATTAATGAATTAGAAGttatcattattttcagtgaTGTCTGCATTGAAATAATCAAAAGCAATTTCTGTGTCAGCATAATTACTCATTGTCCTAACAACATGTTGGTAAGTATGCAGTGGTAAACTATagaaactaccatttaaaagtttgggcgcaagaaaaaaaaattatgtttttgaaagtttgttATACTCACAAAGGCaacttgatcaaaaatgcagatttgatctgtatttgaaatagttttataatctaaatgactgttttctatttgaacatacgTTAAAACgtatattgtatttataacaTTAGCATACTTATGTATATTCTGTAGGAACTGTTTTCTCATACACCCTCATAGCTCAAAAGCTGTAGATGATGTAATCAGTATTTAACACCCCAAAACACATctgtacacatatacacatacacagagatcAAATGTAATCTGGCCACATCCACTCAATAAGGTCTGTTGCACAATGCAGAAAAGAGAAGCAAATGTGGGAGAAATCTTTGCTTTATTAGTTCTACCCATTTTTTCCAAAGAATTCAGTATGTTTTGTTACTCCATctgagtatttgagaaaaaaaaaaaaatacaccaaaagaAAGATTTTAGACTTTttcaaaaaccattcaaaaaggCATTGGAGATTATAGTTAAATTCAAATTGGTCAGAAAAATGCTGCTGTGTTGAGCAATACTCAAAGTGTTCAAACTACTGTTAACTTCATGCTATTTATTACATGGTTTATTACATAAATGCCTGTGCAGCTTATTcttaatacacaaaaatataaaaatgttttaatcccTTTTTTgtcctttacattttaaaaataaaataaatgactgcaAAATATGAGAACATGGCAATCCATGCAGGTTTATACAGAGAAAACCAAATATTTGTAAGCTgtaaagctaatttaaaaatggAGTATGGTGCATGTTTTCAGTGAGTGCTATTCTAAGTGCTTAAGTGGTAACGTGCATGTGCTCTTTTAGCATATGACTCAGTGTCAATAAGGACATTAAGTGATGAATGCAGCCTAGAAGTTTTCAAACTGACAATCAAAGTCTGTCATTCGGCACAAGATGTACTTCCACTGCCGATCCctgcaaaagcataaaaaaactgTTATCTCCCACCAAAGGAAAATACGTTTTTAGACATTAACAGCAACTAAAACTATTATGCTAATGTATCCGTCTGTAATAAAACAGATGGTTATTTTGACACAAATGCATTAGTGGCAAAACCACTAAGTGTAAAGGAAGAGGAAGTGTTCATACAGACCTCAGTACACCACTGAAAGTAGTTTGAGCCCCCCTTATGAAGTAGCCATAACTGGGGATTACCATCTCCCCCTCTTCTTTGTGGTGCTCTGGAACATCACTCGTCTTCCTGTGCATAAATCGTGAAAATTCATTTAAAGGAAAGGTTATAAGTTATGTTAAAAACATCCTATTGTACAATTATAATAGGACACATAATCCTAAAATCTATAACAGCATATAACTTGTGATGTATAGAGGTTGTTTAGTAACTGTGTGAATATATTAGATCACCATTTGTTATTCCAAGACTCACCAGCAGGAATATGGGCACCTGCGGGCATATCGACAGCAGTAGAATTGCCATTCTCGATCCAGAACCGCTTCAAAGTACTTACTTTGCACACCAGCAACCAGCCCATTGTTAGTGCAAACTGAGGACCTGTAGACAGAACAAATATGGATTTCATATTGAGTGAAGAGGCTGAACAAcagacatttgttatttttttaaattaatataaatccTTCAAAACAAAGCTTTAGATTATTTGTGTGTTCCGAGGTCGCACATGTGGAATATGGTTTTGTGAGGTGTGCCTGACTTTAGCTTTTGACCTTTTATTGTGTGCCTCTTCCTGTTTATACTGAAGGGCTGACTAAAACTGCAAGGAATGTATGGAGTGATACAGTGAACATCCCAGTGCTGTTGGTTTCCTGTATCAACACCCTTGGTATGCcactcatccaatcagattttacTAGAACTGCAACTAACTGTCATATGCATAATCCACaatagttttatcatatttaaccCATGTAATTAAACTTCCGCAGATATGAGAAACTTTGACATTTGACCATTATAGTGAAATGTTTGTTACAGCAGGAACATGTTTACCCATTATGAGTGGTTTTTACATGTAATTGCAATAATTCTAAATTGCTTTAACTAGTCAATAATTATAAGACTGAGAAGCCAGCAAATGTCACCTCTGAGGTGGCTGTGAGACAATTTTCTGTAAATACAGGTTTATTTAGGGCTTCTGCTTGTTTACGGCCCATACAAACTGTTGCATTCACAACAGGGACACAATCATGAGCTCTGCACTGCTCCCCAGCCACCAGCAGTGCCAGACTTTTGTCATAGCAACACTAACGCTATGGGCAACTGTTCCACCAATAGGAAAAAGGCCAGGGCCTTCTCCCAGTGGAATGTCATCTATGTCGTAGTGCAAATCAGAGACACTGTTCTTATAATGTGAAGGGGGATAACGGAAGTAAGATCCTCTTAAATGACAGCCATTTTTATAGGTGGGGcatatattcaaattcaaattatgCAATCATGTAAACCACTAAGGGCATGTACGACTGATATggcgaatatatatatataaaatacatttggattttgagaaaatgcatttttggtaatactttagtatagggaccagttcttattagcatgcctattattaacatatcgACTgcttattagtaattataaagcacatattatgtATGACTATaatctacatccctaatcctacccaatacctaaatttaacatctaccttactaactattaataagcagcaaataatggAATTTTTTGAGGCAAAAGCTAGTTAATAGTATTGGTCCCTTAACTAAAGTATGaccaaaaatg
This region includes:
- the dpt gene encoding dermatopontin, with the translated sequence MSSAHVLQALCLLMVFSTAGAQHGYMHDTGEEWVNTWRQGFNFQCPHGEVLVAIRSYFSEKEGSDRLWNFECQRTPYDWGEPNECWWDDINRAGLEWSSVCTNNGLVAGVQSKYFEAVLDREWQFYCCRYARRCPYSCWKTSDVPEHHKEEGEMVIPSYGYFIRGAQTTFSGVLRDRQWKYILCRMTDFDCQFENF